The Tardiphaga alba genome includes a window with the following:
- a CDS encoding LysR family transcriptional regulator: MQGLDWDLLRTFSVIAGEASLTRAGALLKVSAQTVSRRLAELEAITGVRLIARSLEGYSLTPAGERLHRQLENMRLEAVRIESVIAEIREKPIGTVRLSITEVLSGPWLMGAIAEFNRRYPDIMLEIRVDGWPASVRRREADIVLRLFGPGNENLVGRKVGRLGVGVYASKSYARTHGLPKTREEWSDHTSIGLVGDNPLMGWFDNLSRHARRALQCSSHIDLIAAARAGLGFAPLMCISGDADKTLVRVLPEKLRSSTEIWLLSHPDLVDAPQIRAVLDFIAEQAKQDQARLLG; encoded by the coding sequence ATGCAGGGGCTGGATTGGGATCTGCTGCGCACCTTCTCCGTGATCGCGGGGGAGGCGAGCCTGACACGCGCTGGCGCATTGCTGAAAGTCAGTGCGCAGACAGTGAGCCGCCGGCTCGCCGAGCTCGAGGCCATCACCGGCGTCCGCCTGATTGCGCGTTCACTTGAAGGCTATTCGCTGACACCGGCCGGCGAGCGGCTCCATCGGCAACTCGAGAACATGCGCCTGGAAGCCGTCAGGATCGAGTCCGTGATCGCGGAGATCCGCGAAAAGCCGATCGGCACCGTCCGGTTGTCGATCACCGAGGTGCTCTCCGGTCCGTGGCTGATGGGCGCTATCGCCGAATTCAATCGCCGCTATCCCGACATCATGCTCGAAATCCGCGTCGATGGCTGGCCGGCGTCGGTGCGCCGACGCGAGGCAGATATCGTGTTGCGGCTGTTCGGTCCGGGCAATGAAAATCTGGTTGGCCGCAAAGTCGGGCGGCTTGGCGTGGGCGTCTATGCCTCGAAATCCTATGCGCGGACGCATGGGCTGCCGAAGACACGCGAGGAATGGTCCGACCACACCTCGATCGGACTGGTCGGCGATAATCCGTTGATGGGCTGGTTTGATAATCTCTCCCGGCATGCGCGCCGCGCGCTGCAGTGCTCGTCGCATATCGATCTGATTGCAGCGGCACGCGCCGGGCTCGGCTTCGCACCGTTGATGTGCATCTCGGGCGATGCCGACAAAACACTGGTGCGCGTGCTGCCCGAAAAGCTGCGCAGCTCCACCGAGATCTGGTTGCTGTCACATCCGGATCTGGTGGACGCACCGCAAATCCGCGCGGTGCTGGATTTCATCGCGGAACAGGCAAAGCAGGATCAGGCACGGCTGCTGGGGTGA
- a CDS encoding NAD(P)H-dependent flavin oxidoreductase, producing MSLPSIFQNRLSVPVMGSPLFLVSGPELVIAQCKAGIVGSFPALNARPVAVLGEWLTRIENELGEYAAKNPHLPVAPYAVNQICHPSNDRLHADMEICVKHKVPAIITSLQLPQSIVDAAHSYGGKVFHDVTTIRHARKAAEMGVDGLILVCAGAGGHAGTLSPFALLREVRQWFSGTILLSGSIADGYGIAAAQMMGADMAYMGTRFIATQEANAVEGYKQSLIDYAAGDIVYTNLITGVHGNYLAPSLVAAGLDPANLPVSDKSKMNFGSGGNTKAKAWKDIWGAGQGLGSIKDAPAVATVIARLRDEYDQAIAEFGGKQVVAKPAVAA from the coding sequence ATGTCGCTGCCGTCGATCTTCCAGAATCGCCTCTCCGTGCCCGTGATGGGCTCACCGCTGTTTCTCGTGTCGGGTCCGGAGCTGGTCATCGCGCAGTGCAAGGCCGGCATTGTGGGCTCGTTCCCGGCGCTCAATGCACGTCCCGTCGCGGTCCTAGGTGAATGGCTCACGCGCATCGAGAACGAGCTTGGCGAATATGCCGCTAAGAATCCGCATCTGCCGGTGGCGCCCTATGCGGTGAACCAGATCTGCCATCCCTCCAATGATCGCCTGCATGCGGATATGGAGATCTGCGTGAAGCACAAGGTGCCGGCGATCATCACCAGCCTGCAGCTGCCGCAGTCCATCGTCGATGCCGCGCATTCCTATGGCGGCAAGGTGTTTCACGATGTCACCACCATCCGCCATGCGCGCAAGGCTGCCGAGATGGGCGTCGATGGCCTGATTCTCGTCTGCGCCGGCGCCGGCGGCCATGCCGGCACGCTGTCGCCTTTTGCGCTGCTGCGTGAAGTGCGTCAGTGGTTCTCCGGCACGATCCTGCTGTCCGGCTCCATCGCTGATGGCTATGGCATTGCGGCGGCACAGATGATGGGCGCCGACATGGCCTATATGGGCACGCGCTTCATCGCCACGCAGGAAGCCAATGCCGTCGAGGGTTACAAGCAGTCGCTGATCGACTATGCGGCGGGCGATATCGTCTACACGAACCTGATCACCGGCGTGCATGGCAATTATCTCGCGCCATCGCTCGTCGCAGCCGGCCTCGATCCCGCCAATCTGCCGGTCTCCGACAAGTCGAAGATGAATTTCGGCTCCGGTGGCAACACCAAGGCCAAGGCCTGGAAGGATATCTGGGGCGCAGGGCAGGGCCTCGGCTCCATCAAGGATGCGCCGGCTGTCGCCACCGTCATTGCACGACTGCGTGATGAATATGACCAGGCCATCGCCGAGTTCGGCGGCAAGCAGGTGGTCGCAAAGCCGGCGGTCGCCGCCTGA
- a CDS encoding AMP-binding protein: MSVHESPTNFALTTRALLRHGRGIAFKTKTVEWTGAATLEFVARAQRLLAASGVTPTSTVGLLTSNRAETWCFGIAAQGLGAKVTSLHALGSAEAHRFQLEDSEAVVLVLDSSHYLARGAELQAALPDLKILTLGPAPYGTDALAAIEAGGTASITDLSQPHMIASLNYTGGTTGRAKGVLRSSGAMAAMSASVLSEFELPSIPRYLAVAPISHVSGTNVVPTLLRGGTVHLLDKFDPDVLLATIAKERINFTLMVPTMIYGVLDHPGIDKHDLSSLELLLYGASAMSPNRLREGIERLGPVFSQLYGQTECYPIATLPKRDHDLKRPELFEACGFPTAICQVRLLDDDNNDVEPGQPGEICARGPLVMAEYWKQPEQTAQALAGGWLHTGDIARADEEGRLYIVDRKKDMIVSGGFNVYPREIEDALSAHPAVGMAAVIGVPDEKWGESVFALVVRRRDSEASEEELIALVKDRKGSLHAPKQIAFVDALPQTPLGKIDKKAIRATYWSDQRRQVG; encoded by the coding sequence ATGAGCGTGCATGAATCTCCCACCAATTTCGCGCTGACCACGCGCGCTCTGCTGCGCCATGGCCGCGGCATCGCCTTCAAGACCAAAACGGTGGAATGGACCGGCGCCGCAACGTTGGAATTTGTCGCACGCGCGCAGCGGCTGCTCGCAGCGAGCGGCGTGACACCGACATCGACGGTCGGGCTGCTCACCTCGAACCGCGCCGAGACGTGGTGCTTCGGCATAGCCGCGCAGGGGCTCGGCGCCAAAGTGACATCGCTGCACGCGCTGGGCTCGGCCGAAGCGCATCGCTTCCAGCTCGAAGATTCCGAAGCGGTCGTGCTGGTGCTCGATAGCTCGCATTATCTGGCGCGCGGTGCGGAGTTGCAGGCGGCGCTGCCAGACCTCAAGATACTCACGCTCGGCCCGGCACCTTACGGCACCGATGCGCTCGCGGCCATCGAGGCGGGCGGCACCGCGTCCATCACCGATCTCTCGCAGCCGCATATGATCGCATCGCTGAACTATACGGGCGGCACCACCGGCCGCGCCAAGGGCGTGCTGCGCTCGTCCGGCGCCATGGCGGCGATGTCGGCCAGCGTGCTCAGCGAATTCGAACTGCCGAGCATCCCGCGTTATCTCGCGGTGGCGCCGATCAGCCATGTGTCGGGCACCAATGTGGTGCCGACCCTGCTGCGCGGTGGCACCGTGCATCTGCTCGACAAGTTCGATCCGGACGTGCTGCTCGCGACCATCGCCAAAGAGCGGATCAATTTCACGCTGATGGTGCCGACGATGATTTATGGCGTGCTCGATCATCCAGGCATCGACAAGCACGATCTCTCGTCGCTCGAACTGTTGCTTTACGGCGCCTCGGCGATGTCGCCGAACCGGTTGCGCGAAGGCATCGAGCGGCTGGGGCCCGTGTTCTCGCAGCTTTATGGCCAGACCGAATGCTATCCGATCGCCACGCTGCCGAAGCGCGATCATGACCTGAAGCGGCCGGAACTGTTCGAGGCCTGCGGCTTCCCGACCGCGATCTGTCAGGTGCGCCTGCTCGACGACGACAATAACGATGTCGAACCCGGCCAGCCCGGCGAGATCTGCGCGCGTGGTCCGCTGGTGATGGCGGAATACTGGAAGCAGCCGGAGCAGACCGCACAGGCTCTGGCTGGCGGCTGGCTGCATACCGGCGACATCGCCCGCGCCGATGAGGAAGGTCGGCTCTATATCGTCGATCGCAAGAAGGACATGATCGTGTCCGGCGGTTTCAATGTCTATCCGCGCGAGATCGAGGACGCGCTGTCGGCACATCCGGCGGTGGGCATGGCGGCGGTCATCGGGGTGCCCGACGAGAAGTGGGGCGAGAGCGTGTTCGCGCTGGTGGTGCGCCGACGGGATAGCGAGGCCAGCGAGGAAGAACTGATCGCGCTGGTGAAGGACCGCAAGGGCAGTCTCCACGCGCCCAAGCAGATCGCTTTCGTCGATGCCCTACCGCAGACGCCACTCGGCAAGATCGACAAGAAGGCGATCCGGGCAACCTATTGGTCTGATCAAAGGCGGCAGGTGGGGTGA
- the ggt gene encoding gamma-glutamyltransferase: MRDFMAVARSVAVAEHGMAATSHPLATLAAVEMLKSGGNAIDAALAAVAVQCVVDPAMTGIGGDCFALYSPKGGAPVALNGSGRTPAKIDSEKYANSGQRDIPETCVETVTVPGAIDAWCTLSRDHGSKPLAEVFAAAIDAAENGFIITPRVSMDWAKWRRKLEAHADCAAQYLPGGHAPAIGDKRVQPALAATLRRVAREGRNGFYQGQVADDIITTLRAVGGAHEADDFDAQRSDYVTPVSTSYQGHDVTEIPPNGQGVAALMILRILAGYDIKNLSEADRIHVLAEATKAAYRTRDAYFCDPAVAKTDVERFLSDQFIGDLRAKIDMKKASPEEEWDSVIHKDTVYLTVVDRDLNAVSLINSLFGPFGSGIYAKKSGVLLHHRGWSFRAAPGHVNSLGPRKRPMHTIIPGMLMKDGRAIMPFGVMGGHYQATGHAQYMSNVLDLGMDIQEAAEAPRSFATNGILQVENTIPEAVRNELAARGHKLQMMEAGIGGAQAIQIDYKRGVLLGASDHRKDGMALGF, from the coding sequence ATGCGTGACTTCATGGCCGTTGCCCGTTCCGTCGCCGTTGCCGAGCACGGGATGGCCGCAACTTCCCATCCGCTGGCCACTCTGGCTGCGGTGGAGATGCTGAAGTCGGGCGGTAATGCCATCGACGCTGCGCTGGCGGCTGTGGCCGTGCAATGCGTGGTCGATCCCGCGATGACCGGCATCGGCGGCGACTGTTTTGCGCTCTATTCGCCGAAGGGCGGTGCTCCGGTCGCGCTGAACGGCTCCGGCCGCACCCCGGCCAAGATCGATTCCGAAAAATATGCCAATAGCGGCCAGCGCGACATTCCAGAGACCTGCGTCGAGACCGTCACCGTGCCCGGCGCCATCGATGCCTGGTGCACGCTGAGCAGGGATCACGGGTCGAAGCCGCTGGCCGAGGTTTTCGCAGCGGCCATCGACGCCGCCGAGAATGGCTTCATCATCACGCCGCGTGTGTCGATGGACTGGGCCAAGTGGCGCCGCAAGCTGGAGGCCCATGCGGACTGCGCCGCGCAATATCTGCCGGGCGGCCATGCACCGGCGATCGGCGACAAGCGCGTGCAGCCGGCGCTTGCCGCCACGCTGCGCCGTGTCGCGCGCGAGGGTCGCAACGGCTTCTACCAGGGCCAGGTGGCGGACGACATCATCACCACGCTGCGCGCTGTCGGTGGCGCCCACGAAGCCGATGATTTCGACGCCCAGCGCTCCGATTACGTGACGCCGGTGTCCACCAGCTATCAGGGCCATGACGTCACCGAAATCCCGCCGAACGGGCAGGGCGTCGCTGCGCTGATGATCCTGCGCATCCTGGCCGGCTACGACATCAAGAACCTGAGCGAAGCCGATCGCATCCATGTGCTCGCCGAAGCCACCAAGGCGGCCTACCGCACCCGCGACGCCTATTTCTGCGATCCGGCCGTGGCAAAGACCGACGTCGAACGCTTCCTGTCGGATCAGTTCATCGGCGATCTCCGCGCCAAGATCGACATGAAGAAGGCCTCGCCGGAAGAAGAGTGGGATTCCGTCATCCACAAGGACACGGTGTATCTGACCGTCGTCGATCGCGACCTCAATGCGGTGTCGCTGATCAATTCGCTGTTCGGCCCGTTCGGCAGCGGCATCTATGCCAAGAAGTCGGGCGTGCTGCTGCATCACCGCGGCTGGAGTTTTCGCGCAGCACCGGGCCATGTGAATTCGCTCGGCCCACGCAAGCGCCCGATGCACACGATCATTCCGGGCATGCTGATGAAGGATGGTCGCGCGATCATGCCGTTCGGTGTGATGGGCGGGCACTATCAGGCCACCGGCCACGCACAATACATGTCCAATGTGCTCGACCTCGGCATGGACATCCAGGAAGCCGCCGAAGCGCCGCGCTCGTTCGCGACCAACGGCATATTGCAGGTCGAGAACACGATCCCGGAAGCGGTTCGCAACGAACTCGCCGCGCGCGGCCACAAGCTGCAGATGATGGAAGCCGGCATCGGCGGCGCCCAGGCGATCCAGATCGACTACAAGCGCGGCGTGCTGCTCGGCGCCTCGGATCATCGCAAGGACGGCATGGCGCTCGGGTTCTGA
- a CDS encoding VTT domain-containing protein, translating to MQSQAILEKARPQTDSIIVEGRTVWRHVSCRRAAVLNDAANYFLALRRCLLKAQRSVFIVGWDVHSRTPLVGPSGDADDGYPREFGPFLHALLNERPDLHIHLLIWNSPVLYAGEREWFPSAKFSVPNSDRLIFCYDDCLPTGSAQHQKIVVVDDSVAFSGGLDLTIRRWDTDEHAAIAPSRVDPAGEAYPPFHDVQMVVDGDAARCLAELVRQRWSCANCGAAPELGPARALWPDGFAPDFEQAMIGIARTEPYARGKPAVNEVDRLFMASIEAAERMIYIENQFLSAEHIARKLAEQLKRKPKLELLLIAPKTHASWIEARTMRNGRLEFMKVFDDAGVADRVRLLHPQATEDHVTAAVMVHAKVMIVDDRFLRIGSANLNNRSMGADSECDLVIEAANADERQRIADIRDRHLAHFCGVTADEVAERLTQIGSLIETATTLRENGASLQPVEDGIPDAREIVDFVTPVADPLRPLGLERAARATVPTSIKLLALVGAVGAIAAMWRFTPLYQFTDADTLLATLRSIEGSPWAPLLIVAGFVIGGAVLFPVTVMIAVTAAALGPWIGLGSALLGTLASASLLYAVGRIVGIKPVQRMLGPRLRRIQNKIVGNGVIAVVLIRMLPLAPFSLVNMAAGASGVRFRDFIIGTVIGMAPGLIAMSVFGSQIADLLRNPSWGSVALLLLGIAVWVAFSIGAQFVVTWWSRRR from the coding sequence GTGCAGTCCCAGGCCATCCTCGAAAAAGCGCGTCCGCAGACGGACAGCATCATCGTGGAAGGCCGGACAGTCTGGCGCCACGTGTCGTGTCGGCGTGCCGCCGTCCTCAATGATGCTGCGAACTACTTTCTTGCCCTGCGCCGCTGCCTGCTGAAGGCGCAGCGCTCGGTTTTCATCGTCGGCTGGGACGTGCACAGTCGCACGCCGCTGGTCGGCCCATCCGGCGATGCCGACGACGGCTATCCTCGCGAATTCGGCCCGTTCCTGCATGCGCTGCTTAATGAGCGGCCCGATCTCCACATCCATCTGCTGATCTGGAATTCGCCGGTGCTGTATGCCGGCGAGCGCGAGTGGTTTCCGTCGGCCAAATTCAGCGTGCCGAACAGTGACCGGCTGATCTTCTGTTATGACGACTGCCTGCCCACCGGCTCGGCGCAGCATCAGAAGATCGTGGTGGTGGATGACAGCGTCGCCTTTTCCGGCGGCCTCGACCTCACCATCCGCCGCTGGGACACGGATGAACATGCCGCCATAGCACCTAGTCGCGTCGATCCCGCAGGCGAAGCCTATCCGCCGTTTCACGATGTGCAGATGGTGGTGGATGGCGACGCCGCGCGGTGCCTTGCAGAACTGGTGCGGCAACGCTGGTCCTGCGCCAATTGCGGCGCGGCCCCGGAGCTCGGCCCTGCGCGTGCGCTGTGGCCGGATGGATTTGCACCGGATTTCGAACAGGCGATGATCGGCATTGCGCGCACCGAGCCCTATGCGCGCGGCAAACCGGCGGTCAATGAAGTCGATCGCCTGTTCATGGCGTCCATCGAAGCCGCCGAGCGGATGATCTATATCGAGAACCAGTTTCTCAGCGCCGAACATATCGCCCGCAAATTGGCCGAGCAGCTCAAGCGGAAGCCGAAACTCGAACTGCTGCTGATCGCGCCGAAAACGCACGCGTCGTGGATCGAGGCGCGCACCATGCGCAATGGCCGGCTCGAATTCATGAAAGTGTTCGACGATGCCGGCGTTGCCGACCGCGTGCGCTTGCTGCATCCGCAGGCGACCGAGGATCATGTCACCGCCGCGGTCATGGTGCATGCGAAGGTCATGATCGTCGACGATCGCTTTCTGCGTATCGGCTCCGCCAATCTCAACAACCGCTCCATGGGCGCGGATTCCGAATGCGATCTGGTGATCGAAGCGGCCAATGCCGATGAGCGACAACGGATTGCGGACATCCGCGACCGCCATCTCGCACATTTCTGCGGCGTGACGGCAGACGAAGTCGCGGAACGCCTGACGCAGATCGGCTCGCTGATCGAAACCGCGACGACGTTGCGCGAAAATGGCGCCAGCTTGCAGCCGGTGGAAGACGGCATTCCCGACGCCAGGGAGATCGTGGACTTCGTCACGCCGGTCGCCGATCCGTTGCGGCCGCTCGGGCTGGAGCGTGCCGCGCGGGCCACGGTGCCGACATCGATCAAACTGCTAGCGCTGGTCGGGGCGGTCGGTGCGATTGCCGCCATGTGGCGCTTTACGCCGCTCTATCAGTTCACCGATGCCGATACGCTACTGGCAACGCTGCGCTCCATCGAGGGCTCGCCCTGGGCGCCGCTCCTGATCGTCGCCGGCTTCGTCATCGGCGGCGCGGTGCTGTTTCCGGTCACGGTGATGATCGCGGTGACGGCTGCAGCGCTGGGGCCATGGATCGGCCTCGGATCCGCGCTGCTCGGCACGCTTGCGAGCGCCTCGCTGCTGTATGCGGTCGGGCGCATCGTCGGCATCAAGCCGGTACAGCGGATGCTCGGGCCGCGGCTGCGGCGCATCCAGAACAAGATCGTCGGCAATGGCGTCATCGCCGTGGTGCTGATCCGCATGCTGCCGTTGGCGCCGTTCTCGCTGGTCAATATGGCAGCCGGTGCCAGCGGCGTGCGGTTTCGCGATTTCATCATCGGCACGGTGATCGGCATGGCGCCGGGCCTCATCGCCATGTCGGTGTTCGGCTCGCAGATTGCCGATCTCCTGCGCAATCCATCCTGGGGCAGCGTGGCGCTGCTGCTGCTCGGCATCGCGGTGTGGGTCGCATTCTCCATCGGCGCGCAATTCGTGGTGACGTGGTGGAGCCGCCGCCGGTGA
- a CDS encoding endonuclease/exonuclease/phosphatase family protein has protein sequence MIAPSIRIMTWNVHGTFALNPKFDLPGVIALIRKWSPDVVALQEIDSRGGGINPFLILEEALGGHSVGIKSIATTDGDYGQMLISRWPWAAPPEIHDISYGEHEPRRAVVADVATKGGVFRVIATHLGLSIGERRQQTGKLLTLAHEPAHPSVIIGDFNDWFWVNSVRKSLAQTFPERTRHRTFPSRWPLMRLDRIYGRNVKIIDSFTDPAARAISDHLPVIADIVPTMPLQLTPPAVAPRVAVADPV, from the coding sequence GTGATCGCGCCCTCCATCCGCATCATGACGTGGAACGTGCACGGCACGTTTGCGCTCAATCCGAAATTCGATCTGCCCGGCGTGATCGCGCTGATCCGTAAATGGTCGCCGGATGTGGTGGCGCTGCAGGAGATCGACTCGCGTGGCGGCGGGATCAATCCGTTTCTCATTCTGGAAGAGGCGCTGGGTGGCCACAGCGTCGGTATCAAATCCATCGCCACCACCGACGGCGACTATGGCCAGATGCTGATCAGCCGCTGGCCATGGGCCGCGCCGCCGGAGATCCACGATATCTCCTATGGCGAGCACGAGCCGCGCCGTGCCGTGGTCGCCGATGTCGCGACCAAGGGCGGCGTATTCCGTGTGATCGCCACGCATCTCGGCCTCAGCATCGGCGAGCGGCGGCAGCAGACCGGCAAGTTGCTCACGCTGGCGCATGAGCCCGCGCATCCGTCCGTTATCATCGGGGATTTCAACGACTGGTTCTGGGTCAATTCGGTGCGCAAGTCGCTGGCGCAGACATTTCCGGAACGCACGCGCCACCGCACCTTTCCATCGCGCTGGCCGCTGATGCGGCTCGACCGGATCTATGGCCGCAACGTCAAGATCATCGATAGTTTCACCGATCCAGCCGCGCGCGCGATCTCGGATCATCTGCCGGTCATCGCCGACATCGTGCCCACCATGCCACTGCAGCTTACGCCGCCGGCTGTAGCGCCTCGGGTTGCAGTGGCAGATCCAGTGTAA
- a CDS encoding sensor histidine kinase — protein MHNFLIKVGLRFEDPHDERRFMRSFVRGDLRFTQAAMVLGAIVYCAFAIWDWILDPVAWTTSFAIRGAVAGFVLLPLTALLFVPRAQRFAEWIYLIYCVVPGCVLSLIYLVIDRGFEHATAGMIIVILFVSTLLPLRLPSLMLFCISTWGVFITCESYATYLTEGLRFINNFEISFAYILSLYAVGAREFRARQQFRTAEALRIEKERSEASLVELRNTQGQLVQAEKLASLGQLVAGVAHEVSTPLGLALTTTTAMDGELSRLATTIQSGQVRRSELTQSIARMREGMKLLFDNHHRAADLVHSFKQVATDEADEERRSFDMCEWLCEIMSTLQPLLSRRGHQVSVHCEDGITADTYPGALAQVIRNLSLNAVIHGYPDRQIGEITIAVTRLDSARMRITVTDDGAGIDADDLPKVFDPFFTTRRDKGSTGLGLHIVFNLVVSTLKGQIDLASTPGDGTRVTLDLPLQPEALQPAA, from the coding sequence ATGCACAACTTCCTGATCAAGGTCGGTCTTCGCTTCGAAGATCCGCACGACGAGCGCCGCTTCATGCGCAGCTTCGTGCGGGGCGATCTGCGTTTCACGCAGGCGGCGATGGTGCTGGGCGCGATCGTCTACTGCGCTTTCGCGATCTGGGACTGGATACTCGATCCCGTGGCCTGGACCACCAGCTTCGCGATCCGCGGCGCGGTGGCCGGCTTTGTCCTGCTGCCGCTGACGGCACTGCTGTTCGTGCCGCGGGCGCAGCGCTTCGCGGAGTGGATCTACCTGATCTATTGCGTCGTGCCCGGCTGCGTTCTCAGCCTGATCTATCTCGTCATTGATCGCGGCTTCGAGCACGCCACGGCAGGCATGATCATTGTCATCCTGTTCGTCTCGACACTGCTGCCGCTGCGCCTGCCGTCGCTGATGCTGTTCTGCATCTCGACCTGGGGCGTCTTCATCACTTGCGAATCCTACGCGACCTATCTCACCGAAGGCCTGCGCTTCATCAATAATTTCGAGATCAGCTTCGCCTATATCCTGTCGCTCTATGCCGTCGGCGCCCGCGAATTCCGCGCACGCCAGCAGTTTCGCACCGCCGAGGCGTTGCGGATCGAGAAGGAGCGGTCCGAAGCATCATTAGTCGAACTGCGCAACACCCAGGGACAGCTCGTGCAGGCGGAGAAGCTGGCCTCGCTGGGCCAGCTCGTCGCCGGTGTCGCGCATGAAGTGAGCACGCCGCTCGGCCTGGCATTGACGACAACGACGGCGATGGACGGTGAATTGAGCCGGCTCGCCACGACCATCCAGTCCGGCCAGGTGCGCCGTTCGGAGCTGACGCAGAGCATCGCCCGCATGCGCGAGGGCATGAAGCTCCTGTTCGACAATCATCATCGCGCGGCTGACCTGGTGCATAGCTTCAAGCAGGTGGCGACCGATGAAGCCGATGAAGAGCGGCGCAGCTTCGACATGTGCGAATGGCTCTGCGAGATCATGAGCACGCTGCAGCCTTTGCTCAGCCGCCGCGGACATCAGGTCAGCGTTCATTGCGAGGATGGCATCACCGCCGACACCTATCCCGGCGCGCTGGCGCAGGTCATTCGCAATCTCTCGCTCAATGCGGTGATCCATGGATACCCGGACAGGCAGATCGGCGAGATCACCATTGCCGTGACGCGCCTCGATAGCGCGCGGATGCGGATCACCGTGACCGATGACGGCGCCGGCATCGACGCCGACGATCTCCCCAAAGTGTTCGATCCGTTCTTCACCACGCGGCGCGACAAAGGCAGCACCGGACTCGGGCTGCATATCGTGTTCAATCTCGTGGTCTCGACCCTGAAGGGACAGATCGACCTCGCCAGCACGCCCGGCGACGGCACTCGCGTTACACTGGATCTGCCACTGCAACCCGAGGCGCTACAGCCGGCGGCGTAA
- the corA gene encoding magnesium/cobalt transporter CorA, with translation MDQITPVSAHPELTHPKPGIVGAAVYAKGRKVKELEGIADAKKWTTKPGHVVWIGLFEPSDDLLHEIQQQFDLHPLAIEDAHKAHQRPKLEQYGKALFVVARTAQLIDGRIAFGETHMFVGPRYVVTVRHGASSSYRAVRERAESCPTTLANGEDFILYSVLDFIVDEYAPVLDQIRTEVEALEDSLLKRTLSSHQIERLYLLRRDLLRLRDAAAPLAEVCHRIEHAEVVQIDPEMQPLFRDVTDHIHRVKEDINSLREVLAFAFEASLMLGQAQQTDVTRRLAAWAAILAVPTALAGIYGMNFDNMPELKWHYGYFAVLCVIGSICAGLYWRFRRNGWI, from the coding sequence ATGGATCAAATCACCCCCGTTTCCGCACATCCCGAGCTGACGCACCCCAAACCGGGCATTGTCGGTGCGGCCGTCTATGCCAAGGGGCGGAAGGTCAAGGAACTCGAGGGGATCGCGGACGCCAAGAAGTGGACAACCAAGCCCGGCCATGTGGTCTGGATCGGCCTGTTCGAGCCGTCCGACGACCTGCTGCATGAGATCCAGCAGCAATTCGACCTGCATCCGCTGGCTATCGAGGATGCGCACAAGGCGCATCAGAGGCCTAAGCTCGAGCAATATGGCAAGGCCCTGTTCGTGGTCGCCCGGACCGCGCAACTGATCGACGGCCGCATCGCCTTTGGCGAAACGCATATGTTTGTCGGGCCGCGTTATGTGGTGACCGTGCGCCACGGTGCGTCCAGTTCCTACCGCGCCGTGCGTGAGCGCGCCGAGTCCTGCCCGACCACCCTGGCCAATGGCGAGGACTTCATCCTGTACTCGGTGCTGGATTTCATCGTGGATGAATATGCGCCGGTGCTCGACCAGATACGGACCGAGGTCGAAGCGCTGGAAGACAGCCTGTTGAAGCGCACCTTGTCCTCGCACCAGATCGAGCGGCTCTACTTGTTGCGTCGTGACCTGCTGCGTCTGCGGGATGCGGCCGCGCCGCTGGCCGAGGTCTGCCATCGCATCGAACATGCCGAAGTGGTGCAGATCGATCCCGAGATGCAGCCGCTGTTTCGCGACGTGACCGACCACATCCACCGGGTCAAAGAAGACATCAACAGCCTCCGCGAGGTACTGGCCTTTGCATTCGAGGCCAGCCTCATGCTCGGCCAGGCTCAACAGACCGACGTCACGCGGCGGCTGGCGGCATGGGCCGCCATCCTCGCCGTCCCCACTGCGCTGGCCGGCATCTACGGCATGAACTTCGACAACATGCCCGAACTCAAATGGCACTACGGATACTTCGCGGTTCTCTGCGTGATCGGCAGTATCTGCGCGGGATTGTACTGGCGTTTCCGACGCAACGGCTGGATTTAG